A window of Actinomycetota bacterium contains these coding sequences:
- a CDS encoding ABC transporter ATP-binding protein: protein MDGAVSNHAVSVRELSRTFGARKALDDVTFDLEAGAFLSIFGPNGAGKTTLVKVLTTLLAPSKGEASVCGLHVVEKAVELRERIGLISHNPLLYPDLSAEENLSFFAEMYGVSSPASRVRELLDAVELGHRRLDLVRTFSRGMLQRLSIARALLHKPEVLFLDEPYSGLDPHAVEIFDSLMAQIRKDHTFIMISHDLTKGLELCSHALIMSRGKIVLFAPKSEIDEESFASTFRATVGTGVA, encoded by the coding sequence ATGGATGGAGCTGTCAGCAACCATGCCGTCAGCGTCCGCGAACTATCTCGCACTTTTGGTGCACGAAAGGCGCTGGACGATGTCACTTTCGACCTGGAGGCAGGAGCCTTCCTGTCGATATTTGGTCCGAATGGCGCCGGCAAAACGACTTTAGTCAAGGTGCTGACAACTTTACTGGCACCTTCCAAAGGAGAGGCCAGTGTTTGCGGCCTTCATGTCGTGGAGAAAGCAGTGGAGCTGAGGGAGCGGATCGGTCTGATCAGCCACAACCCACTGCTCTATCCTGACCTTTCCGCCGAGGAGAATCTTAGCTTCTTTGCAGAGATGTATGGGGTCTCATCGCCGGCATCAAGAGTTCGTGAGCTACTTGATGCTGTTGAGCTCGGTCATCGTCGCCTCGATCTGGTCAGGACGTTTTCCAGGGGAATGTTGCAGCGGCTGTCGATTGCCCGGGCGCTGCTGCACAAGCCGGAGGTGCTCTTTCTCGACGAACCCTACTCCGGCCTTGATCCGCATGCCGTCGAGATTTTCGATTCCCTGATGGCTCAGATACGCAAGGATCATACGTTTATTATGATTAGCCACGACCTGACAAAAGGCCTGGAACTCTGTTCTCATGCGCTGATTATGTCCAGAGGCAAGATTGTCTTGTTTGCTCCCAAGTCAGAGATAGACGAGGAGAGCTTTGCGAGTACTTTTCGCGCTACAGTGGGAACCGGTGTCGCATGA